In one window of Bos mutus isolate GX-2022 chromosome 13, NWIPB_WYAK_1.1, whole genome shotgun sequence DNA:
- the UCMA gene encoding unique cartilage matrix-associated protein codes for MAWRQLFLICLSAVALLSMLWEGGAVSVGSRQVAGQEAQEDVEEIFMQESDALNFLKKRRKRSPRFHTIDEVNVENRQKLWADELRREYHEEQRNEFENFVEEQNDEQEERSREAVEQWRQWHYDGLYPSYLYNRHHI; via the exons ATGGCCTGGAGACAGCTGTTTCTGATCTGTCTCTCTGCCGTTGCACTCCTGTCCA TGCTCTGGGAGGGGGGCGCTGTGTCGGTGGGCTCAAGGCAGGTGGCAGGCCAAGAGGCACAGGAAG ATGTGGAAGAGATTTTCATGCAGGAATCAGACGCCTTGAATTTCCTCAAGAAGCGCAGAAAGCGGTCCCCCAGATTCCATACCATTGACGAGGTCAATG TGGAGAACAGGCAGAAGCTGTGGGCAGACGAGCTGCGGAGAGAGTATCATGAAGAACAAAGGAACGAGTTTGAGAACTTCGTGGAGGAGCAAAACGACG AACAGGAAGAGAGAAGCCGGGAGGCTGTCGAGCAGTGGCGCCAGTGGCATTACGACGGCCTGTACCCATCCTACCTCTACAACCGCCACCACATCTGA